In Zingiber officinale cultivar Zhangliang chromosome 1A, Zo_v1.1, whole genome shotgun sequence, a genomic segment contains:
- the LOC121998223 gene encoding zinc finger BED domain-containing protein RICESLEEPER 2-like has product MTVRIQFKKYHKARNLLAIKIKQKKFNRQQKKRRLSSRVWSHFSMLPRNSDGKLECKCNKCGAKYVADSKSGTGNLHRHIKKCVRMTTKEIGQYIIATDEGSCLTTRTIFNQDKFRELVVHSILRHDLSFSFVEYEGMWNIFKYLEPRVCHFSRNTVKFDIKKIYGVEFGRLHTELLACPGRICLTSDAWTSIATDGYLSLTAHYVNKNWVLQKRILNFSYIPPPHTGVALAEKIYSLACDWGIEKKLFSITLDNASANDVCVEILKTQLRLKNALIFDGILFYVRCCAHILNLIVQDGLKEIDIVVDKIRESMKYVKGSQGRKEKFKNCVFQTSLDSKRALMQDVPTRWNSTYRMLSSALFYHLAFCHLQLSDSNFQSCPTAKEWDRVKKKCRFLEVFHNATVDFSGSRYPTSNLYFPHVFVIQLKLHEESSSQDLYMKKITDQMFVKFNKYWCEFNILFVIAVKFDPLYKF; this is encoded by the coding sequence ATGACAGTGAGGATTCAATTCAAGAAATACCACAAGGCTCGCAATCTTCTTGCCATAAAGATAAAGCAAAAAAAGTTCAACCGCCAACAAAAAAAGAGAAGACTTTCATCTAGAGTTTGGTCGCACTTTAGTATGCTTCCTCGAAATTCAGATGGGAAACTCGAATGCAAATGCAACAAGTGTGGGGCTAAGTATGTAGCTGATAGCAAAAGTGGTACAGGTAATTTACACCGTCATATTAAAAAATGTGTGAGAATGACTACAAAAGAGATTGGGCAGTACATAATTGCTACGGATGAAGGTTCGTGCTTAACCACAAGAACAATCTTTAATCAAGATAAATTTAGGGAGTTAGTGGTGCATTCAATTTTGAGACATGATTTGTCGTTTTCTTTTGTTGAATATGAAGGAATGTGGAATATCTTTAAGTACTTGGAACCGAGAGTTTGCCATTTCTCCAGAAACACTGTAAAGTTTGACATTAAGAAGATTTATGGTGTTGAATTTGGTAGACTGCATACTGAGTTACTTGCATGCCCTGGTAGAATATGTTTAACCTCTGATGCATGGACTTCTATTGCGACTGATGGGTACTTGAGTTTGACTGCACATTATGTAAATAAGAATTGGGTGTTGCAaaaaagaattttgaatttttcctaTATTCCTCCTCCACATACAGGAGTTGCTTTGGCTGAAAAGATTTATAGTTTGGCTTGTGATTGGGGTATTGAAAAGAAGTTGTTTTCTATCACTTTGGATAATGCTAGCGCGAATGATGTTTGTGTTGAAATACTTAAAACTCAGCTTAGATTAAAGAATGCTTTGATCTTTGATGGCATTTTGTTTTATGTTCGATGTTGTGCACATATTCTCAATTTGATTGTACAAGATGGTTTGAAAGAGATTGACATTGTCGTGGATAAGATTAGAGAATCTATGAAATATGTTAAGGGTTCTCAAGGAAGAAAGGAAAAGTTCAAGAATTGTGTTTTCCAAACTTCTCTAGATTCTAAAAGAGCATTAATGCAAGATGTTCCGACTAGATGGAATTCTACATATAGGATGCTTTCTAGTGCTCTTTTCTATCATCTTGCTTTTTGCCATCTTCAATTGAGTGATTCTAATTTTCAAAGTTGTCCAACTGCAAAAGAGTGGGatagagttaaaaaaaaatgtaGATTTCTTGAAGTTTTTCATAATGCAACTGTGGACTTTTCTGGATCTCGTTATCCAACATCAAACTTGTACTTTCCTCATGTCTTTGTAATTCAGTTAAAGTTACATGAAGAGTCATCTAGTCAGGATTTGTATATGAAGAAGATAACTGATCAAATGTTTGTCAAATTCAACAAATATTGGTGtgaattcaatattttatttgtCATTGCTGTGAAATTTGATCCTCTGTACAAGTTTTAG